The genomic region AAATCGGGTGTTCATAATGGTGACCGATCAGAAAGTAGCAAGGATTTGCTTATAGGGAGCTCGTGGTTACTGTGAACGAGTAGCAGGTGGTTGTGAAATTGGGCTGATGGTATATTGTTGAAGATAAGAAATATTTTTCAGGTAGGCACCCCTTATCGTGCAGCTCCTTGTTAGAGGAGATAGAGATGACGGAGTATGTATTTCCGTTGAATTGAGATGGCACCGCGTTATCATTAGACGTCCTCACACAGAAGTTTTTTTCTGTGTGGGGATTTTTTGTTTAAAAAGGGAGGAAAACATAAAAAGAAGAGATAAAGGCTGGTGAATCAGCGACTAGAATTTACAAAAAATACAATTAAAACTCCATGTAGAGAAGTAGACTCTTTAGAGCTTGAACCCTTACAACTTCTTCGTGAGACTTATAAACTCTACGATTACCTTAAAAATAATGCGAATAAGCTACAAATTATCGCTGAGGTAAAAAAAGCCAGTCCTAGTCTTGGTGACATTAATCTCGAAGTTGATATTGTCAAGCAAGCCAAAACTTACCAAGATAGCAGTGCTGTGATGATTTCTGTTTTGACAGACCCTTTCTTTTTCAAGGGGGACATTGATTATCTTCGTCAGATTTCAAATCAAGTAAAAATTCCAACCTTAGCAAAAGATTTTATTATCGATGAAAAACAGATTATTCGTAGCCGAAATGCAGGAGCGACTGTTATTTTACTGATTGTAGTGGCTCTTTCTGAGACACATTTGAAAGAACTTTATGATTTTGCAACAGGATTAGGATTAGAAGTTTTACTTGAAACACATAACTTAGCAGAGTTGGAAGTGGCTCATCGCATTGGTGCTAAGATTATGGGCGTTAACAATCGTAACTTGGTGACCTTTGAGACTGATATCAATACAAGCTTGGAGTTATCAACGCATTTTAAGGAAGGTCCTGTTTATATTTCAGAGTCAGCTATTTTTACCAAAGAAGATGCTGAGCTCGTTGCTCCATTTTTCAATGGCATTTTAGTTGGTACAGCTTTGATGACTGCTGAAAATGTAGCTGAAAAAGTGAAGGAGTTGCAAATTGATAAAGATTAAAATTTGCGGACTTTCAAGCAAAGAAGCTGTTGAACAAGCGGTAGAAAGCGGAGCTGATTATATTGGTTTCATCTTGGCCAAAAGTAAACGTCAAGTCGGCATAAAACAAGCTAGCCATTTAGCTCAGTTGATTTCAGAAACTGTCCAAAAAGTGGGTGTTTTTGTAAGTCCGACTCTCTTGGAGCTTCAAGAAGCCATTACCAAAGTACCTCTTGATCTGGTGCAAATTCACGGAGAATTTGCGGATGAGAACTTTGAAAAAATTGAAGTTCCAAGTATTCGTGCCATTCCTGTCCAAAAAACACTGGGAGAAATTCATACTAAAGCAGATTTTCTATTATTTGACGCCCCCCTAGCTGGTTCCGGAAAGACATTTGATTGGGAATTGCTAAAAGATACTAAAATTAGAAAGCCATATTTTTTAGCCGGTGGATTGACTGTCGATAATGTCGGACAAGCTATAACTTTCTTTCGACCCTACGCTGTTGATATTTCTTCTGGCGTTGAGACAGATGGTAAAAAAGATTTATTGAAGATTATGAGATTGACAGAAAGTGTGAAAAAATGAGCTATACTATAACCAACCAGATATTAATGGATTTTATGAAAAATTCGGTGGACAGTTTGTCCCTGAAACGTTGATGACGGCTGTTATTGAACTTGATAAAGATTACCGTAAAACAAAAGCTGACCCAAGTTTTCAAGCTGAACTTGATGAATTGCTTAAAAATTATGTTGGACGTGAAACACCGCTTTATTACGCAGAGCGCCTAACTAAGCATATTGGTGGTGCTAAGATTTACCTTAAACGTGAAGACCTTAACCACACTGGTGCTCACAAAATCAACAACGCCCTTGGGCAAGTTCTCCTTGCAAAACGCATGGGTAAAAAGAAAATTATTGCCGAAACTGGAGCTGGTCAACACAGTGTGGCAACAGCTACAACAGCTGCACTTTTTGATATGGAATGTACCATTTACATGGGTGAAGAAGATGTGAAACGTCAAGCTCTCAATGTTTTTCGTATGGATCTGCTCGGTGCTAAAGTACATGCTGTCACAGATGGTTCACGTGTTTTGAAAGATGCTGTTAGTGTTGCTCCTCGCGCGTGGGTAGCAAATATCGAAGACACTCACTATATCATGGGGTCAGCTCTTGGACCTGCACCATTTCCTGAAATCGTGCGTGACTTTCAATCAGTTATTGGTAAAGAAGCAAAAAAACAATACGCAGAAATATCAGGTGGAAAATTACCAGATGCTGTTTCTCGGACTTCGTTCGGTGGTGGCTCAGATGCAATTGGACTTTTTTATCCATTTGTTGAAGATGAATCTGTTGCCCTTTATGGTGCTGAAGCTGCAGGACATGGACTTGATACGGAAGAACATGCAGCAACTTTTGCCAAAGGTCGTCCAGGTATCTTGCATAGAGCTTTGATGAATGTTCTCCAAGACCGTCACGGACAAATCATGGAAGCTTTCTCAATTTCAGTAGGTCTTGATTACCCTGGGGTTGGTCCTGAACACTGTCACTTCCAAGATATCGGTCGTGCAACCTATGGTTCAATTACGGATGAAGAAGCACTTGAAGCATTTATGCTTTTGTCACGCTTGGAAGGGATTATCCCAGCGCTTGAGTCAAGTCATACCGTTGCCCTTACTTAAAAAGTGGCTAAAGAACTTGGCCCAGATAAATCAACTATCGTTTGTCTATCAGGACGCGGAGATAAGGATGTTGTTCAAGTAAAAGAACGTTTGGAAGCAGAGGGGAAGTAAACGATGACTAAGACACTTACAAAACATCTTCAAGAGATTAAAGCTAGCGGTAAAGGAATTTTTGTTCCTTATATCATGGCAGGTGGCCATGATAAAGGTCTTGATGGTTTATTTGAGATGATTGACTTATTGGAAAATAGCGGAGCTTCTGCCATTGAAGTAGGAATTCCATGGTCTGACCCCGTCGCTGATGAACCAGTTATTGAATTAGCTGGACAAAGAAGCCTTGCTAAAGGCGTCAATTTGACAGGAATCGTTGAAAAATTACAAGAAAAAACAGTCGAAGTGCCTTTGGTCATTATGACTTACATCAATCTAGTTTACCAATATGGCATTGAAAAATTTGTTAAAGATTTAGCTGGTACGTCTGTTAAAGGTTTGATTATTCCTGATTTACCACACGAGCATGAAAATCTTATCAAACTATACCTTGATAATACAGATATTGCCCTTGTTCCACTGGTCAGCTTGACAACAGGCATTGAACGTCAAAAAAACCTTTTGTCAAAACGCTGAAGGCTTCATCTATGCGGTTGCTATCAACGGTGTTACAGGTAAAACTGGTAATTACCGAGATGATTTGGATAAACATTTGGCAAATCTTGAAACTGTTGCTGACATTCCAGTATTGACAGGATTTGGGGTGTCAACAAAAGCTGATATTGAGCGTTTTAATAAGGTGTCAGATGGCGTTATTGTCAGAACTAAAATTGTTCGAGATTTACACGAAGGTAAAGCAGATGACGTTGAAGCATTTGTAACATACGATTCAAATTATCAAAAATAAAAGAAAACCACTCGATTGAGTGGCTTTTATGATATTTAAAACAAATCAATAATTAATTTTAAGTTTAGAATAGTTAAGATAACGGCGACAAGGTATCCTAAAATGGTATTCCATTTGGCATTGACAAAGTCTCCCATAATTTTGCGGTCCGATGTGAAGTAAACCAAAGGGAAAATGGAGAATGGCAGTGCCAGCGAAAGGAAAACTTGTGAGTAAACAATCAGTTGATCAAGGACACTTTCTTGACTACCGTAGAGCACAGTCACAATCAGAACGGGAGCTAGTGCAGCCAAACGTGTGACCAGTCTGATAAGCCATTGTGGTAAGCGTAATTTTAAAAAGCCTTCCATAACGATTTGCCCAGTTAGGGTTCCTGTGATGGTAGAATTCTGCCCGCTAGCTAATAAGGCGACAGCAAATAAGGTTGATAAAGCGGCGCTAGCAACTGTACCTGCAATGTTTGAATCTTGAAGAGCTTCATACATTTGTGAAAAAGCGTTGATTTCATTGGCATGCCCGTAGAAGAGCGAAGCTCCCAAGATAAGAAGAAGCGAGTTAACCACAAAAGCTACCGTCAGTTGAATATTAGAATCCCAAGTCATAAAACGAACGGCTTGTTTAATGGATTTTTGGCTAGAGTAATCAACCTTACGAGTCTGTGAAATCGATGAATGGAGATAAAGATTGTGCGGCATTACCGTAGCACCGATAATTCCTAAAGCCAGCGTTAGCTTACTATTTACACCGCTCTGATGCAAATCGATAATCGCTGGATGTGGGATGTAGCCCTGTAAAATACCTGAAAAACTTGGCTTTGATAATAAGACTAAATAAAGGAAAATAATCAAAATTGTTGCAATTAAGGTCGAAACCAAAGCCTCAATCTTGCGAAAGCCAAGCTTCATCAAGGATAAAAGGATAAATACATCCAAGATAGTAATTAAAATCGAAAACAATAAGGACCAGCCAAAGAGCAAATGCAGTGCAATCCCAGATCCGATAACTTCTGCTAAGTCTGTTGCCATCAAAGCTAATTCAATGACAATGAATAAAAGAATGCGTAGTTTCTTAGGTAAATGGGCAGCAGTCGCCTGCGCTAAATCCTTTCTTGTAACGATTCCTAATTTTCCCGCCATCTGCTGTAGTTGCATCGCAATCAGAGATGATATCAGTACAACTGATAAAAGGATATATTTATAAGTAGCCCCACCGACAACACTAGTAATCCAGTTACCAGGGTCCATGTAACCAACAGCTACTAAAGCTCCTGGTCCAATAAAGGCTCGAAGTGTTCGCCAAAATGAGGCATTTTTTGGAACCGCAATACTTTGAGTGACCTCACTAAGTGATTTTTGAGAAGTAACAATAGTTTCCAAAAGCATCCCTCTTTTCTAAAACTCTTATTTAAGGCCTATTATAGCAGAAGAATTTTAAAAATAAAGTATTTTTAAATATATTTAACAAAAAAATTAATCACACTTAAAAATTATAACTAAAAGATAGCCTAAAAATAGAAAAGGAATAAAGGGAATGCGTTTGTTTTTATCAAAAAGGCAATACAGAATTCCTACCAAAGAACCCAGTTCAACAATCCATAAAATGCTCTCCAAATCAAGAAAAAGACTCAAACTGGCTAGGTAGAAAAAATCACCGCTACCGATTTTTATGTCAAAAAGCTCAGCTATGATCCCAAGTAAAAGAAGAATAATACTTACCGTATTAAGAGGAAGAAAAAGGAGTAAAGAAGCACTGGGTAGTAACCAGATTAATAGAGGAAAGGACTGGTTTTTTAAATCATATAAACTAAGTGTCATGCTAAAGAAGAAAATAAAGAGACTAGATGGTGCTATGATATCGTGGTAATAAAGAGCAGTTGCGAGCCCACAGACAAATTCAAAAATGCCATACCATAAAGGTATTTTACTTTTGCAAAAATGGCAGCGAGAATGATTAAAAATCTGAGAAAGAACTGGAATCATGTCTAGCGGTCTCAGTTGTTTACCACAGGTATTACAATGACTAGCAGGAAATAAAATAGATTCCTCTAGAAAACGATCAACAACTAATCCGATAAATGAAGCAAGCGATGCTCCAAGAAAAAAGAATAAAAAAGTGTCCATACCTTATTATTCGAAAAAAATTTTTAAAATTTGTGAGCATATTATTTGCAACTTATTTAGAATTATTCTAATATAGAATCGTAAGGAAAAAGAAAACATTCCTAGAACAACTGATTATTTTTTTAGAGGAGGTCGCTTATGACTCAAACAATGACTGAAACTATTTACGCATCTGTAACACATAACATTTCACAAAATACAAAAAATGCTAAAACAAAGGCTGTGCTTAATCAAGCAGTAGCAGATCTATCAAAGGCTGCTTCAATCGTTCACCAAATTCACTGGTACATGCGTGGTGCTGGATTCTTCTATCTTCACCCAAAAATGGATGAATTGATGGATGGACTTAACGCTAGCTTGGATGAAATCAGCGAACGTTTGATTACAATTGGTGGCGCACCATTCTCTACCCTTAAAGAATTCGATGAAAACTCTAAATTAGAAGAAACTGCTGGTTCATTCGATAAGACAATGGACGAAAATCTTGCTCGTTTGGTTGAAGTTTACACTTACCTTACAGCTCTTTACCAAGTTGGTCTTGATGTGACTGATGAAGAAGGAGATGCCCCATCAAATGACATCTTCACAGCAGCGAAATCTGACGCTGAAAAAACAATTTGGATGCTCCAAGCCGAACGTGGACAAGCTCCAGGACTTAAATAATTAAGAAAAAACACGATAGTGGGCCGAAAGGCCCATTATTTTTTTATGAAAATAAATGAAAACGTGAAAATAAAGAAAACGATTGCATATCCTATTGAAAAAGAGTCTTATTTTTGATAAAATGCTTTGTATGAAAACTTTATTTGACGTGCAACAACTGTTGAAACGGTTCGGCATTTTTGTCTATATCGGTAAACGTCTTTATGATATAGAAGTCATGAAACTTGAACTTGAGAAATTGTATGAAAATGGGTTGATTGACAAGGCTGACTACCTGAATGCAGAATTAATTTTACGTCGCGAGCACCGTTTAGAAATGGAGAAAGAAAATAATGACTAAAAAACTTTTAGGGATTGACCTAGGTGGAACAACGATTAAATTCGGTATCCTAACTCTTGAAGGTGAAGTTCAAGAAAAATGGGCAATCGATACAAATACACTTGAAGATGGGAAACACATCGTCCCTGATATTGTTGAATCAATCAAACACCGTTTGAACCTTTACGGTTTGACAAAAGATGATTTTGCTGGTATCGGTATGGGTTCACCAGGTGCTGTTGACCGTGAAAACAAAACTGTTACAGGTGCCTTCAACTTGAACTGGGCTCACACTGAAGAAGTTGGTTCAGTTATTGAACGTGAACTTGGTATTCCATTTGCTATCGACAACGATGCTAACGTAGCTGCTCTTGGTGAACGTTGGACGGGTGCTGGTGCTAACAACCCTGATGTTGTTTTCGTAACACTTGGAACTGGTGTTGGTGGTGGTGTTATCGCTGATGGTAACCTTATCCACGGTGTTGCAGGTGCTGGTGGAGAAATCGGTCACATGAACGTTGAACCAGTTGATGGTTTTGAATGTACATGTGGTAACAAAGGATGTCTTGAAACAGTTGCTTCAGCAACAGGTATTGTTCGTGTAGCTCGTCACTTGGCAGAAGAATACGAAGGTGATTCAAAAATCAAAGCTTCTATCGACAATGGTGACGTTGTAACAAGTAAAGATATCTTTGTAGCTGCTGAAGCTGGTGATAAATTTGCTGATTCAGTTGTTGAAAAAGTTGGTTTCTACCTTGGACAAGCAACTGCTAATATTGCAAACATCTTGAACCCAGACTCAGTTGTTATCGGCGGTGGTGTATCAGCTGCAGGTGAATTCTTGCGTAGCCGTGTTGAAAAATACTTCGTAACATACGCATTCCCACAAGTTCGTAAAACAACTAAAGTTAAAATCGCTGAACTTGGTAACGATGCTGGTATCATCGGTGCTGCAAGTCTTGCAAGTCAATTTGTAGATTAAGAGGCCAAAAATGAACTGGATGATTTTTCTAATTGCTTTAGTCGTTATCGTTGGTTGGTTCGCATGGACATACATTAGTGTTCGTCGTTCAGCTAAATTCATTAATAATGCAGAATTTGAAAGCATGATTCACACAAGTCAATTGATTGATGTTCGTGAAGCAGCTGCTTTCAAAACAAAACACATTATGGGAGCGCGTAATCTCCCAGCTAGCCAAATTCAATTGTCTTACTCAGCTATTCGTAAAGATAAACCTGTTCTTTTATACGATAGTAGTAGAAGTTCAGCACTTCCACGTGTTATTAGAACACTTAAAAAAGCAGGCTACACTAACCTGTATGTTCTTAAAGACGGCTTTGACTACTGGACAGGAAAAGTTAAAGAAGGTTAATCATTTACCAATATATGGAATTTGAAAAAGAAAATTTAAAGAGAAAAAACGATGAGAGTAAGGATGCCCTGAAATCGAAATACCTCAAAAATCAGATTTTTCAATTGAATTTGGAATTATGTCAAGTAACAGACGAAGATGAGAAAAAGAGACTTGAAGCGTTACGCAATGTTTACATCGAAAAATTGTAAGAAAACAAGAAACGTCGTTTAATCAGTCCATTGGTTTTCTTGGCTCTGATTATTTTGTATCTCGTCACAGCTTTCAATCGAGAAACAACCGCCAATAATAAGGCGGGATGGTCGCCATCTACAACGGCTACGTCGACAAGTACATCTAGTTTTTCAAGTTCATCAAGCACGAGCGAGACCAAGACCACTTCAACGATAAAACAAGATGTCCCTGCAGAGCTTGTTGGAAATTGGAAAACAGCTGATTTTGATGGAGTTATTCTGACAATCAGTGAAGATGGCACAATGACTAAAAATCAGTCTAATTACATCGTTACAGAGCGTGTTTCTGGTTATGAAGAAGTGGCGCAAGGTGTTTATCGTTTTTATCCTGCTGATGGAAGTGATAGTGAAGCCATCGGGGCACTTATTTTTGGTGGTATCGGTGGTAGTTACCAAACAACACCAAAATTTGCTTCGGGAATTTATGCTAAAAATGGTTATATTTATCCACAATTCTGGACAACAACCTCTAGCAAATTCACTTATTCGTTAAACACTAATCTCAAATTAGTACCAACCGACCAAGCAGCTGTTGCTGATACCATTGATACTAAAAATTTAACGACTGAGCAAGTGGAGTCTTGGGTTCTTGCCATTTATGCTTCGCAAAATCAATTATCCGATGAAGATAAAAATGATTATTTTGTAAATGTCAAAGCATATGATGACAATTTGGTTTATGCTAGTGTCCGAACAAACAGCGATTCAAAAATACGTTTAGCCTTATATCGTGTTAATGCAGACGGCTATCTTGAACAAGGAACACTTGAATCGACCAATTGGAGTGTTGTCAGTACTACTTATGTCGAATAAGATGAGGCTAAAATATTTATAGTATATAAAAAGTATATAAAAAGATGGGACATAGTTCTCATCTTTTTATATACTATAAGAAGCTAAATCCGTGTCTGAAAACATTTACACTTGTTTTATCGCTGTTTTTTCATAGGATTTGTGGTATAATTCAAAAGTTAGAATAAATTTAAAAAATCGAGGAATCATGACTAAATTAAGAGAAGATATTCGTAACGTGGCGATTATCGCCCACGTTGACCACGGGAAAACAACCCTTGTTGATGAATTGTTGAAACAATCACACACACTTGACGAACGTAAAGAATTGCAAGAACGTGCAATGGACTCAAACGATCTTGAAAAAGAACGCGGAATTACAATCCTTGCTAAAAATACTGCAGTTGCTTACAACGGTGTTCGTATCAACATCATGGACACACCAGGACACGCGGACTTCGGTGGAGAAGTTGAACGTATCATGAAAATGGTTGATGGTGTTGTTCTTGTTGTCGATGCGTACGAAGGTACTATGCCTCAAACACGTTTCGTGTTGAAAAAAGCTCTTGAACAAAACTTGACACCAATCGTTGTTGTTAACAAAATTGATAAACCATCAGCTCGTCCAGCAGAAGTTGTTGACGAAGTTCTTGAACTTTTCATCGAACTTGGTGCCGATGATGATCAATTAGAATTCCCAGTTGTTTACGCATCAGCTATCAACGGTACATCATCACTTTCTGATGATCCAGCTGATCAAGAACACACAATGGCTCCAGTCTTTGATACAATCATTGACCACATTCCAGCTCCAGTTGATAACTCAGAAGAACCACTTCAATTCCAAGTGTCGCTTCTTGATTACAACGATTTCGTCGGACGTATCGGTATCGGACGTATCTTCCGTGGTACTGTTAAAGTTGGTGATCAAGTTACTCTTTCAAAACTTGACGGTACAACTAAAAACTTCCGTGTTACTAAACTATTTGGTTTCTTCGGACTTGAACGTCGTGAAATCCAAGAAGCAAAAGCTGGTGATTTGATTGCTATCTCAGGTATGGAAGATATCTTCGTTGGTGAAACAATCACTCCAACTGATTGCGTTGAACCACTTCCAATCCTTCACATTGACGAACCAACTCTTCAAATGACATTCTTGGCAAATAACTCACCATTTGCAGGTCGTGAAGGTAAATTCGTAACATCTCGTAAAGTTGAAGAACGTTTGCTTGCTGAATTGCAAACTGACGTATCACTTCGTGTTGATCCAACTGATTCTCCAGATAAATGGACTGTATCAGGTCGTGGTGAATTGCACTTGTCAATCCTTATCGAAACAATGCGTCGTGAAGGATACGAACTTCAAGTATCACGTCCAGAAGTTATCATCAAAGAAATTGATGGCGTGAAATGCGAACCATTCGAACGTGTTCAAATCGATACACCAGAAGAATACCAAGGTTCAGTTATCCAATCATTATCAGAGCGTAAAGGTGAAATGATTGACATGCAATCAACTGGTAATGGTCAAACACGTCTTGTCTTCTTGGCACCAGCTCGTGGACTTATCGGTTATCCAACTGAGTTCCTTTCAATGACTCACGGTTATGGTATCATGAACCACACATTCGACCAATACATGCCAGTTATCAACGCTGAAATCGGTGGACGTCGTCGTGGTGCTCTTGTATCTATCGATACTGGTAAAGCAACAACATACTCAATCATGTCTGTTGAAGAACGCGGAACAATCTTCGTTAACCCAGGTACTGAAGTATACGAAGGTATGATTATCGGTGAAAACTCACGTGAAAACGACTTGACAGTTAACATCACTAAAGCTAAACAAATGACAAACGTTCGTTCAGCTACGAAAGACCAAACTGCCGTTATCAAAACTCCACGTATCTTGACTCTTGAAGAATCACTTGAATTCTTGAATGACGATGAATACATGGAAGTTACACCAGAATCAATCCGCTTGCGTAAACAAATCCTTGATAAAAACTTGCGCGCTAAAGCAGCTAAAAAGAAAAAATCAGCCGCTGAAGAGTAAAATAGTCTAGTAGACTATTTTAGGTCCGAGCCTGAAAATTAAAAAGCGAGGAAAGTTAGTGGTAGACTGTTTTAGGTCAAAACTTAAAATAAACTCGAAAAACTATACACATAAATTTGAATTGTAGGAAGGAATCATGAAATGTTTTATTTAATTATTGCGATTTTAATTATTTCATATTATATTTTCATGGCTCCTAAAACAATTCGTAATACTCTTGGGATGATTGGTTTGGTTGGCTTAGTTGCAATGCTACTTGTTTTAGCGGTAATGAGCTTTGTTAAAATCATGCAATCACCACCAGAAATTTTTCTTGCACTTGCTATGGTTGTCTTGGGATTTTTCGCGCTAAGGGATGTCTATCGCTTACCTGTTAAGAAAAATGAAAATAAGCAATATAGCGAAAGAGGCTGAGTATTTACTCAGCTTTTTTTGTCATAAACACTCTATCAGACATTACGACACTAAGATTGTCTTAAATGCCGTAGAATGATTGAAAAACGCCTTAAATAAAGGTAGAATATTATTATATTTGCAATGTTAGAATGGATATATTATGAAAAAAATTGAAACATTTGAAAATAAAAAAGTCTTAGTTCTTGGTTTAGCAAAATCTGGAGAAGCTGCAGCGCGTCTCCTTGAAAAATTAGGTGCTATCGTTACAGTTAACGACGGTAAACCATTTGATGAAAATCCAGCTGCACAATCTCTTCTTGAAGAAGGCATCAAAGTTATCTGTGGTAGTCATCCACTAGAACTTTTGGATGAAAACTTTGAATTGATGGTTAAAAACCCAGGAATTCGTTACGATAATCAAATGGTAGCTCGCGCTATCGAAAAAAATATTCCAGTTATCACAGAAGTTGAGTTGGCTTACATGATTTCAGATGCCCCAATTATTGGTATCACTGGTTCAAATGGTAAAACAACAACAACAACTATGATTGCTGAAACGTTGAATAACGGCGGTAAGTCTGGTCTTCTTTCAGGAAATATTGGTTTTCCTGCTTCTGAAGTGTCACAAACTGCTACAGATAAAGACACTTTGGTTATGGAATTATCTTCTTTCCAATTGATGGGAACAGA from Streptococcus lutetiensis harbors:
- the trpC gene encoding indole-3-glycerol phosphate synthase TrpC, which gives rise to MKTPCREVDSLELEPLQLLRETYKLYDYLKNNANKLQIIAEVKKASPSLGDINLEVDIVKQAKTYQDSSAVMISVLTDPFFFKGDIDYLRQISNQVKIPTLAKDFIIDEKQIIRSRNAGATVILLIVVALSETHLKELYDFATGLGLEVLLETHNLAELEVAHRIGAKIMGVNNRNLVTFETDINTSLELSTHFKEGPVYISESAIFTKEDAELVAPFFNGILVGTALMTAENVAEKVKELQIDKD
- a CDS encoding phosphoribosylanthranilate isomerase; translation: MIKIKICGLSSKEAVEQAVESGADYIGFILAKSKRQVGIKQASHLAQLISETVQKVGVFVSPTLLELQEAITKVPLDLVQIHGEFADENFEKIEVPSIRAIPVQKTLGEIHTKADFLLFDAPLAGSGKTFDWELLKDTKIRKPYFLAGGLTVDNVGQAITFFRPYAVDISSGVETDGKKDLLKIMRLTESVKK
- a CDS encoding Nramp family divalent metal transporter, whose translation is MLLETIVTSQKSLSEVTQSIAVPKNASFWRTLRAFIGPGALVAVGYMDPGNWITSVVGGATYKYILLSVVLISSLIAMQLQQMAGKLGIVTRKDLAQATAAHLPKKLRILLFIVIELALMATDLAEVIGSGIALHLLFGWSLLFSILITILDVFILLSLMKLGFRKIEALVSTLIATILIIFLYLVLLSKPSFSGILQGYIPHPAIIDLHQSGVNSKLTLALGIIGATVMPHNLYLHSSISQTRKVDYSSQKSIKQAVRFMTWDSNIQLTVAFVVNSLLLILGASLFYGHANEINAFSQMYEALQDSNIAGTVASAALSTLFAVALLASGQNSTITGTLTGQIVMEGFLKLRLPQWLIRLVTRLAALAPVLIVTVLYGSQESVLDQLIVYSQVFLSLALPFSIFPLVYFTSDRKIMGDFVNAKWNTILGYLVAVILTILNLKLIIDLF
- a CDS encoding prepilin peptidase is translated as MDTFLFFFLGASLASFIGLVVDRFLEESILFPASHCNTCGKQLRPLDMIPVLSQIFNHSRCHFCKSKIPLWYGIFEFVCGLATALYYHDIIAPSSLFIFFFSMTLSLYDLKNQSFPLLIWLLPSASLLLFLPLNTVSIILLLLGIIAELFDIKIGSGDFFYLASLSLFLDLESILWIVELGSLVGILYCLFDKNKRIPFIPFLFLGYLLVIIFKCD
- a CDS encoding Dps family protein; its protein translation is MTQTMTETIYASVTHNISQNTKNAKTKAVLNQAVADLSKAASIVHQIHWYMRGAGFFYLHPKMDELMDGLNASLDEISERLITIGGAPFSTLKEFDENSKLEETAGSFDKTMDENLARLVEVYTYLTALYQVGLDVTDEEGDAPSNDIFTAAKSDAEKTIWMLQAERGQAPGLK
- a CDS encoding YqgQ family protein, whose product is MKTLFDVQQLLKRFGIFVYIGKRLYDIEVMKLELEKLYENGLIDKADYLNAELILRREHRLEMEKENND
- a CDS encoding ROK family glucokinase; protein product: MTKKLLGIDLGGTTIKFGILTLEGEVQEKWAIDTNTLEDGKHIVPDIVESIKHRLNLYGLTKDDFAGIGMGSPGAVDRENKTVTGAFNLNWAHTEEVGSVIERELGIPFAIDNDANVAALGERWTGAGANNPDVVFVTLGTGVGGGVIADGNLIHGVAGAGGEIGHMNVEPVDGFECTCGNKGCLETVASATGIVRVARHLAEEYEGDSKIKASIDNGDVVTSKDIFVAAEAGDKFADSVVEKVGFYLGQATANIANILNPDSVVIGGGVSAAGEFLRSRVEKYFVTYAFPQVRKTTKVKIAELGNDAGIIGAASLASQFVD
- a CDS encoding rhodanese-like domain-containing protein, translated to MNWMIFLIALVVIVGWFAWTYISVRRSAKFINNAEFESMIHTSQLIDVREAAAFKTKHIMGARNLPASQIQLSYSAIRKDKPVLLYDSSRSSALPRVIRTLKKAGYTNLYVLKDGFDYWTGKVKEG
- the typA gene encoding translational GTPase TypA, coding for MTKLREDIRNVAIIAHVDHGKTTLVDELLKQSHTLDERKELQERAMDSNDLEKERGITILAKNTAVAYNGVRINIMDTPGHADFGGEVERIMKMVDGVVLVVDAYEGTMPQTRFVLKKALEQNLTPIVVVNKIDKPSARPAEVVDEVLELFIELGADDDQLEFPVVYASAINGTSSLSDDPADQEHTMAPVFDTIIDHIPAPVDNSEEPLQFQVSLLDYNDFVGRIGIGRIFRGTVKVGDQVTLSKLDGTTKNFRVTKLFGFFGLERREIQEAKAGDLIAISGMEDIFVGETITPTDCVEPLPILHIDEPTLQMTFLANNSPFAGREGKFVTSRKVEERLLAELQTDVSLRVDPTDSPDKWTVSGRGELHLSILIETMRREGYELQVSRPEVIIKEIDGVKCEPFERVQIDTPEEYQGSVIQSLSERKGEMIDMQSTGNGQTRLVFLAPARGLIGYPTEFLSMTHGYGIMNHTFDQYMPVINAEIGGRRRGALVSIDTGKATTYSIMSVEERGTIFVNPGTEVYEGMIIGENSRENDLTVNITKAKQMTNVRSATKDQTAVIKTPRILTLEESLEFLNDDEYMEVTPESIRLRKQILDKNLRAKAAKKKKSAAEE
- a CDS encoding DUF3165 family protein, encoding MFYLIIAILIISYYIFMAPKTIRNTLGMIGLVGLVAMLLVLAVMSFVKIMQSPPEIFLALAMVVLGFFALRDVYRLPVKKNENKQYSERG